Proteins encoded together in one Lutra lutra chromosome 4, mLutLut1.2, whole genome shotgun sequence window:
- the LOC125099063 gene encoding potassium channel subfamily K member 1, whose translation MLQSLAGSSCVRLVERHRSAWCFGFLVLGYLLYLVFGAVVFSSVELPYEDLLRQELRKLKRRFLEEHECLSEQQLEQFLGRVLEASNYGVSVLSNASGNWNWDFTSALFFASTVLSTTGYGHTVPLSDGGKAFCIIYSVIGIPFTLLFLTAVVQRVIIHVTRRPVLYFHIRWGFSKQVVAIVHAVLLGFVTVSCFFFIPAAVFSILEDDWNFLESFYFCFISLSTIGLGDYVPGEGYNQKFRELYKIGITCYLLLGLIAMLVVLETFCELHELKKFRKLFYVKKDKDEDRVHIIEHDQLSFSSIADQAAGPKEDRKQNEPFVGPQSSAQPDGSMGN comes from the coding sequence ATGCTGCAGTCCCTGGCCGGCAGCTCGTGCGTGCGCCTGGTGGAGCGGCACCGCTCGGCCTGGTGCTTCGGCTTCCTGGTGCTCGGCTACCTGCTCTACCTGGTGTTCGGCGCCGTGGTCTTCTCGTCGGTCGAGCTGCCCTACGAGGACCTGCTGCGCCAGGAGCTGCGCAAGCTGAAGCGGCGCTTCCTGGAGGAGCACGAGTGCCTGTCGGAGCAGCAGCTCGAGCAGTTCCTGGGCCGCGTGCTGGAGGCCAGCAACTACGGCGTGTCAGTGCTCAGCAACGCCTCGGGCAACTGGAACTGGGACTTCACCTCCGCGCTCTTCTTCGCCAGCACCGTGCTCTCCACCACAGGTTATGGCCACACCGTGCCCCTGTCGGATGGAGGAAAGGCCTTCTGCATCATCTACTCGGTCATCGGCATTCCGTTCACCCTCCTGTTCCTGACGGCGGTGGTCCAGCGTGTCATCATCCACGTCACCCGCAGGCCTGTCCTTTACTTCCACATCCGCTGGGGTTTCTCCAAGCAGGTGGTGGCCATCGTCCACGCCGTCCTCCTCGGCTTTGTCACCGTGTCCTGCTTCTTCTTCATCCCAGCGGCCGTGTTCTCCATCCTGGAGGACGACTGGAACTTCCTTgagtccttttatttttgtttcatttccctgAGCACCATCGGCCTAGGGGACTACGTCCCTGGAGAAGGCTACAATCAGAAGTTCAGAGAGCTCTATAAGATTGGGATCACATGTTACCTCCTCCTTGGCCTCATTGCCATGTTGGTAGTTCTGGAAACCTTCTGTGAGCTCCACGAGctgaaaaaattcagaaaattgttCTACGTGAAGAAAGACAAGGACGAGGATCGGGTCCACATCATAGAGCACGACCAGCTGTCCTTCTCCTCCATCGCCGACCAGGCCGCTGGCCCGAAGGAGGATCGGAAGCAGAACGAGCCTTTTGTGGGCCCGCAGTCCTCCGCCCAGCCCGATGGCTCCATGGGCAACTGA